The following proteins are encoded in a genomic region of Pseudomonas sp. Os17:
- a CDS encoding ABC transporter permease: MARVSLLSLPLAAPSTGRPGWPAIHQRLLPWLLPLSLFVLWWLASRNLWMSEQILPAPALVWSSALELGRGELWSHLAISLQRLFWGLLAGIAAGALLGGALGFSRRLERLVYPSFGALAQIPTLAWIPLFMVFFGIGEVLKLVVLVKAVVVPVTLHTLVGVRDAQPRLREAAAVLRLPPALLVRRLVLPAALPAFMAGVRLALATGWTSLLAVELLASSEGIGYLMVWARQLFMLDIVFVCILVIGVLGVCMDRGIGWLDRTLVHWPHPATAALRRGPRYQGWQRLQPWLLPLALLGLWQLASARQWVDANILVSPLVVLGTTVDGLRDGSLLGGMGLSLGRALGGLALGGGLGLVLGLLLGLSRLAERLLGPTLAAIRQIAIFAWVPLLTAWFGLGELAKWVFVALAAFFPLFIATQRSVAQLSPQLAEAAQVLRLNLWQRLRRLVLPGAAPGIFAGLRISLIYAWMGTIGAEYFMPSNGGIGSQMISAQQLLRMDLIMAGMLLVGLTGALLNRLGQQLETRATRWRHA; encoded by the coding sequence ATGGCCCGTGTTTCCCTGCTCAGCCTGCCCCTGGCGGCACCGTCCACCGGACGCCCGGGCTGGCCCGCAATCCATCAGCGCCTGCTGCCCTGGCTGCTGCCCCTGAGCCTGTTCGTCCTGTGGTGGCTGGCCAGCCGCAACCTGTGGATGAGCGAACAGATCCTGCCGGCCCCTGCGCTGGTCTGGAGCAGCGCCCTGGAGCTGGGCCGCGGTGAGCTGTGGAGCCATCTGGCGATCAGCCTGCAACGGCTGTTCTGGGGCTTGCTGGCGGGCATCGCCGCCGGCGCCCTGCTGGGGGGTGCCCTGGGTTTCAGCCGGCGCCTGGAGCGTCTGGTGTACCCCTCCTTCGGCGCCCTGGCGCAAATTCCGACCCTGGCCTGGATTCCCTTGTTCATGGTGTTTTTCGGCATCGGCGAAGTGCTCAAGCTGGTGGTGCTGGTCAAGGCCGTGGTGGTGCCGGTGACCCTGCACACCCTGGTGGGCGTGCGCGACGCCCAGCCCCGGCTGCGGGAAGCCGCCGCGGTGCTGCGCCTGCCTCCGGCGCTGTTGGTGCGCCGCCTGGTGCTGCCCGCCGCGCTGCCGGCCTTCATGGCCGGGGTGCGCCTGGCCCTGGCCACCGGCTGGACCTCGCTGCTGGCGGTGGAACTGCTGGCCTCCAGCGAAGGCATCGGCTACCTGATGGTCTGGGCGCGCCAGCTGTTCATGCTGGACATCGTCTTCGTCTGCATCCTGGTGATCGGCGTGCTGGGGGTGTGCATGGACCGCGGCATCGGCTGGCTGGATCGCACCCTGGTGCACTGGCCGCACCCGGCCACCGCCGCCCTGCGCCGCGGTCCGCGCTATCAGGGCTGGCAGCGCCTGCAACCCTGGCTGCTGCCCCTGGCCTTGCTGGGCCTGTGGCAGCTGGCGAGCGCAAGGCAATGGGTGGACGCCAATATTCTGGTGAGCCCGCTGGTGGTACTGGGCACCACCGTCGACGGCCTGCGGGACGGCAGCTTGCTCGGGGGCATGGGGCTGAGCCTGGGACGCGCCCTGGGTGGCCTGGCCCTGGGCGGCGGGCTGGGCCTGGTCCTGGGCTTGCTGCTGGGGCTGTCGCGCCTCGCTGAACGGTTGCTGGGACCGACCCTGGCCGCCATCCGCCAGATCGCCATTTTCGCCTGGGTGCCGCTGCTCACCGCCTGGTTCGGCCTGGGGGAACTGGCCAAATGGGTGTTCGTCGCCCTGGCCGCGTTCTTCCCGTTGTTCATCGCCACCCAGCGCAGCGTCGCCCAGCTCTCGCCGCAACTGGCGGAAGCCGCCCAGGTGCTGCGCCTGAACCTCTGGCAACGGCTGCGCCGACTGGTGCTGCCCGGGGCGGCGCCGGGCATCTTCGCCGGCCTGCGCATCAGCCTGATCTACGCCTGGATGGGCACCATCGGCGCGGAATACTTCATGCCGTCCAACGGCGGCATCGGCAGTCAGATGATCAGCGCCCAGCAACTGCTGCGCATGGACCTGATCATGGCCGGCATGCTCCTGGTGGGCCTGACCGGGGCCCTGCTCAATCGCCTGGGCCAACAACTCGAAACCCGCGCCACCCGCTGGAGACACGCATGA
- a CDS encoding ABC transporter substrate-binding protein, whose amino-acid sequence MNLPFKRVISLFAAPALAGLLGCLPLLAQAAELKEIRIAVPDLSAGTQHSGGGVVDVLRQQQIFEKAFADQGIQIQWNFFKGAGPVINEAFANGQVDLAYLGDLAAIIGKSNGLDTRLLSASARGVKHYLGVVPGSGIKTLEDLKGKRVAVFRGTATQLSFDAALASRGLSEKDLKVVNLDFNAAVAALAAKQIDASWGSTGLSALRSKGLAELPLSTKDLGGAGSVQSVLVGAGKFVDEHPEAVEKLLKAQQQAVEWLTQDSNKDAYIQLVSGLASYPPVILQEDLKDQRLSEIFPSTLDPVFLGKLQDSVDLAAKERLIRKPFKVEAWVAPQLAAAGL is encoded by the coding sequence ATGAACCTTCCCTTCAAACGCGTCATCAGCCTGTTCGCCGCGCCGGCCCTGGCGGGGCTCCTGGGTTGCCTGCCGCTGCTGGCCCAGGCCGCCGAACTCAAGGAAATCCGCATCGCCGTGCCCGACCTCAGCGCCGGCACCCAGCACAGTGGCGGCGGGGTGGTGGACGTGCTGCGTCAGCAACAGATCTTCGAAAAGGCCTTTGCCGACCAGGGCATCCAGATCCAGTGGAATTTCTTCAAGGGCGCCGGGCCGGTGATCAACGAAGCCTTCGCCAACGGCCAGGTGGACCTGGCCTATCTCGGCGACCTGGCGGCCATCATCGGCAAGTCCAACGGCCTGGATACGCGTTTGCTCAGCGCCTCGGCCCGTGGGGTCAAGCATTACCTGGGGGTGGTGCCGGGCTCGGGGATCAAGACCCTGGAAGACCTCAAGGGCAAGCGCGTGGCGGTGTTCCGGGGCACCGCCACCCAGCTGTCGTTCGACGCGGCCCTGGCCAGCCGGGGCCTGAGCGAGAAGGACCTGAAAGTGGTCAACCTCGACTTCAACGCGGCGGTGGCGGCCCTGGCGGCCAAGCAGATCGACGCCTCCTGGGGCAGCACCGGGCTCTCGGCCCTGCGCAGCAAGGGACTGGCCGAACTGCCCCTGAGCACCAAGGACTTGGGCGGCGCCGGCAGCGTGCAGAGCGTGCTGGTGGGCGCCGGCAAGTTTGTCGACGAGCACCCCGAGGCCGTGGAAAAACTGCTCAAGGCCCAGCAGCAGGCCGTAGAGTGGCTGACCCAGGACAGCAACAAGGACGCCTACATCCAACTGGTGTCGGGCCTGGCCAGCTACCCGCCGGTGATCCTGCAGGAAGACCTCAAGGACCAGCGCCTGAGTGAAATCTTCCCCTCGACCCTGGACCCGGTGTTCCTCGGCAAACTGCAGGACTCGGTGGACCTGGCGGCCAAGGAACGCTTGATCCGCAAGCCGTTCAAGGTAGAGGCCTGGGTCGCCCCGCAACTCGCCGCCGCCGGCCTCTAA
- a CDS encoding LysR family transcriptional regulator — translation MDLRQLRYFIALNEHRSFVRAADAMGITQPAFSRSIQGLEQEFGCVLVDRGNKDLRPTPEGQVVLQHALSLVQGAALLSSEVTQMTKLDAGEVRFGCGPAPAVKLVPDAVAQFSSAHPKVRTCFAVDNWEKLSRSLNREEIEFFIADIRHFEADPNYQTQALTPKRGVFFCRPGHPLLAKESLSTNDMFDYPLATTLIPPGIRKLLANLSGRIDFSPTIETEHFPALVKIVRQSNAIGVGTAEAFAEDIEQGSLALLHWRNLPQNIDSLNARCGIVSRSGFRLSPAARKLIEVLVAVDQQSHGIAV, via the coding sequence ATGGATCTTCGCCAATTGCGTTACTTCATCGCCCTCAATGAACACCGCAGTTTTGTCCGCGCCGCCGACGCCATGGGCATCACCCAGCCGGCTTTCAGCCGCAGTATCCAGGGCCTGGAACAGGAGTTCGGCTGCGTGCTGGTGGACCGAGGCAACAAGGACCTGCGCCCCACCCCGGAAGGCCAGGTGGTGCTGCAGCACGCCTTGAGCCTGGTGCAGGGCGCGGCCTTGCTCAGCAGCGAAGTAACCCAGATGACCAAGCTCGACGCCGGTGAGGTGCGCTTCGGCTGCGGCCCGGCGCCGGCGGTGAAGCTGGTGCCCGACGCGGTGGCGCAGTTCAGCAGCGCCCACCCCAAGGTGCGCACCTGCTTTGCCGTGGATAACTGGGAGAAACTCAGCCGCAGCCTGAACCGCGAAGAGATCGAGTTCTTCATCGCCGACATCCGCCATTTCGAAGCCGATCCGAACTACCAGACCCAGGCGCTGACGCCCAAGCGCGGGGTGTTCTTCTGCCGCCCCGGGCACCCGCTGTTGGCCAAGGAAAGCCTGTCCACCAACGACATGTTCGACTACCCCCTGGCCACCACCCTGATTCCCCCGGGGATCCGCAAGCTTTTGGCCAACCTCAGCGGACGCATCGACTTTTCACCGACCATCGAGACTGAACACTTTCCAGCGCTGGTGAAGATCGTCCGCCAGTCCAATGCCATTGGCGTGGGCACCGCCGAGGCCTTCGCCGAAGACATCGAGCAGGGGTCGCTGGCGCTGCTGCACTGGCGCAACCTGCCGCAGAACATCGACAGCCTGAACGCCCGCTGCGGCATCGTCAGCCGCAGCGGTTTTCGCCTGTCGCCAGCGGCGCGCAAGTTGATCGAAGTGCTGGTGGCGGTCGACCAGCAAAGCCACGGCATCGCCGTCTAA
- a CDS encoding TauD/TfdA dioxygenase family protein has protein sequence MSNAALAVKPAVDALEIHPVAGRIGAEIRGVQLSGDLDAATVDAIQQALVQYKVIFFRGQTHLDDQSQEAFSHLLGEPVAHPTVPVRDGTRYLLELDGAEGQRANSWHTDVTFVDAYPKASILRSVVAPAAGGDTVWANTATAYNELPAELRELADKLWAVHSNEYDYAGAKPDVSAEKLERYRKVFTSTVFETEHPIVRVHPESGEKSLVLGHFVKRIKGYSQADSAHLFNLLQSHVTRLENTVRWRWSAGDVAIWDNRSTQHYAVDDYGTQDRIVRRVTLKGDVPVGVHGQRSQTIKGL, from the coding sequence ATGAGCAATGCCGCCTTAGCCGTTAAACCCGCTGTTGATGCCCTTGAGATCCACCCGGTGGCCGGTCGCATCGGCGCCGAGATCCGTGGCGTGCAACTGTCCGGCGACCTTGATGCCGCCACCGTGGACGCCATCCAGCAGGCGCTGGTGCAGTACAAGGTGATCTTCTTCCGTGGCCAGACCCACCTCGACGACCAGAGCCAGGAAGCCTTCTCCCACCTGTTGGGCGAGCCGGTGGCCCACCCCACCGTGCCGGTGCGCGACGGCACCCGTTACCTGCTGGAGCTGGACGGCGCCGAGGGCCAGCGGGCCAACTCCTGGCACACCGACGTGACCTTCGTCGACGCTTACCCGAAAGCCTCGATCCTGCGCTCGGTGGTGGCCCCGGCCGCAGGCGGCGACACGGTGTGGGCCAACACCGCCACCGCCTACAACGAACTCCCGGCGGAACTGCGAGAGCTGGCGGACAAACTCTGGGCGGTGCACAGCAACGAATACGACTACGCCGGGGCCAAGCCCGACGTCTCGGCGGAGAAGCTGGAGCGCTACCGTAAAGTGTTCACCTCCACCGTATTCGAGACGGAACACCCGATCGTCCGTGTGCACCCCGAAAGCGGCGAAAAGAGCCTGGTGCTGGGGCACTTCGTCAAGCGCATCAAGGGCTATTCCCAAGCCGATTCGGCGCACTTGTTCAACCTGCTGCAAAGCCACGTGACCCGCCTGGAAAACACCGTGCGCTGGCGCTGGAGCGCCGGTGACGTGGCGATCTGGGACAACCGCTCGACCCAGCATTACGCCGTGGACGACTACGGCACCCAGGACCGCATCGTGCGCCGCGTGACCCTCAAGGGCGACGTCCCGGTGGGTGTCCACGGCCAGCGCAGCCAGACCATCAAAGGCCTCTGA
- a CDS encoding alkaline phosphatase family protein: MSNTPSPVRNVLYIMCDQLRRDYLSCYGHPHLHTPNIDRLAAAGVRFSRAYTQGTICGPSRMSAYTGRYVSSHQVAWNAVPLPLEELTLGDYLRPHGIRTALVGKTHATPNLDALQRLAIDPDSPQAEALNEVGFEPYLRHDGIYPDDPIFDDKRDAAPYTHYLRNLGYDGLNPWHDWANAGAGEQGQILSGWKMRNAHLPARVAEAHSETVYTTDRAIDFIGEQGEQPWCLHLSYIKPHWPYIAPAPYHALYGPGQIIPAVRAAPGQLSDHPVYAAFRQHEESLNFSRDEVRLNVVPTYMGLIKQVDDQLGRLLDVLQSNGRWDDTLIVFTSDHGDFLGDHYLGEKEFLLEPAVGVPLIVRDPRAAADITRGTVDERLVETIDALPTFLDALGLPGAEHRLEGRSLIPLLHGVTPDWRRYAISEYDYAFQAPARERLGQPIDRCRMTMVRSERWKYLAYDGFRPQLFDLHNDPQELHDLGADPAYAAVREEHLGYLLEWLRGLKRRTTISHEEIDLRGQRFRYGEPESEKLVQIGVW, translated from the coding sequence ATGTCCAATACCCCTTCCCCCGTGCGCAACGTGCTCTACATCATGTGCGACCAGCTGCGCCGGGATTACCTCTCGTGCTACGGCCACCCACACCTGCACACCCCGAACATCGATCGCCTGGCCGCTGCCGGGGTGCGCTTCAGCCGCGCCTACACCCAGGGCACCATCTGCGGCCCGTCGCGCATGTCGGCCTACACCGGGCGCTATGTCAGCAGCCATCAGGTGGCCTGGAACGCCGTGCCCCTGCCCCTGGAAGAGTTGACCCTGGGCGACTACCTGCGGCCCCACGGCATCCGCACCGCGCTGGTGGGCAAGACCCACGCCACGCCCAACCTCGACGCCTTGCAGCGCCTGGCCATCGACCCCGACAGCCCCCAGGCCGAGGCGCTCAACGAGGTCGGCTTCGAGCCCTACTTGCGCCACGACGGCATCTACCCCGACGACCCGATCTTCGACGACAAGCGCGATGCCGCGCCCTACACCCATTACCTGCGCAACCTCGGCTACGACGGGCTCAACCCCTGGCACGACTGGGCCAACGCCGGGGCCGGCGAACAGGGGCAGATCCTCAGCGGCTGGAAAATGCGCAACGCTCACCTGCCGGCCCGGGTCGCCGAAGCCCATTCGGAAACCGTCTACACCACCGACCGCGCCATCGACTTCATCGGCGAACAGGGCGAGCAGCCCTGGTGCCTGCACCTGTCCTACATCAAGCCGCACTGGCCCTACATCGCGCCGGCCCCGTACCACGCCCTGTATGGCCCCGGGCAGATCATTCCGGCGGTGCGCGCCGCGCCCGGGCAGCTCAGCGACCACCCGGTCTACGCCGCCTTCCGCCAGCATGAAGAGAGCCTGAACTTTTCCCGGGATGAAGTGCGCCTGAACGTGGTGCCCACTTACATGGGCCTGATCAAGCAGGTGGACGACCAGTTGGGCCGGCTGTTGGATGTCCTGCAGAGCAATGGCCGCTGGGACGACACCCTGATCGTCTTCACCAGCGACCACGGCGACTTCCTCGGCGACCACTACCTGGGGGAAAAGGAGTTCCTGCTGGAACCAGCGGTGGGCGTGCCACTGATCGTCCGTGACCCGCGGGCAGCGGCGGATATCACCCGTGGCACGGTGGATGAGCGCTTGGTGGAAACCATCGACGCCCTGCCAACCTTCCTCGACGCCCTGGGCCTGCCGGGGGCCGAACACCGACTGGAAGGCCGCTCGCTGATCCCGCTGCTGCACGGCGTGACACCGGACTGGCGCCGCTACGCCATCAGCGAATACGACTACGCCTTCCAGGCCCCGGCCCGGGAGCGCCTGGGCCAGCCCATCGACCGTTGCCGCATGACCATGGTGCGCAGCGAACGCTGGAAGTACCTGGCCTATGACGGCTTCCGCCCGCAGCTGTTCGACCTGCACAACGATCCCCAGGAATTGCATGACCTGGGGGCCGACCCGGCCTACGCCGCGGTGCGTGAAGAACACCTGGGGTACTTGCTGGAATGGCTGCGCGGCCTGAAACGCCGCACCACCATCAGCCATGAAGAGATCGATCTGCGTGGCCAGCGTTTTCGCTACGGCGAACCGGAAAGCGAAAAGCTGGTGCAGATCGGCGTGTGGTAA
- a CDS encoding LysR family transcriptional regulator, whose amino-acid sequence MHIDLRQLRHFIALAEQRSFVAAAAAVNLSQSAFSRSIQALEHSVGCQLVDRGRKDLAPTKQGQLLLEHARRLVSGAQQMANEISQFNGLEAGELRFGCGPAPASGLIPRAIGSFIGRYPKARVQFQVDDWQSLSKRLLSEEFEFFVADTRHFEADPDYLTQRLRPRKWHFCCRAGHPLAQRDSVSASELMSYPLAVTIRPPNLRKVIVDLCGKPDFTPNVECENSYSLLGVVLRSDAIGIVGSYSDALHNAKGELVCLKIDGLADDLEELYTRYGIVSRAGYRLSPLAAAMIEEIKAIDEQDEALPSLDNLAV is encoded by the coding sequence ATGCATATCGACCTGCGCCAGCTCCGTCACTTCATCGCCCTCGCCGAACAGCGCAGCTTTGTCGCGGCCGCGGCGGCGGTGAACCTTTCGCAATCGGCCTTCAGCCGCAGCATCCAGGCCCTGGAACACAGCGTCGGCTGCCAGTTGGTGGATCGCGGGCGCAAGGACCTGGCCCCGACCAAGCAGGGCCAGTTACTGCTGGAACATGCGCGTCGGCTGGTCAGCGGGGCCCAGCAGATGGCCAACGAGATCAGCCAGTTCAATGGCCTGGAGGCGGGAGAGTTGCGCTTCGGCTGTGGCCCGGCGCCGGCCTCGGGCTTGATCCCCCGGGCCATCGGCAGCTTTATCGGGCGCTACCCCAAGGCCCGGGTGCAGTTCCAGGTGGATGACTGGCAAAGCCTGAGCAAGCGCCTGCTCAGCGAAGAGTTCGAATTCTTCGTGGCCGACACCCGCCACTTCGAGGCCGACCCGGATTACCTGACCCAGCGCCTGCGCCCGCGCAAATGGCATTTCTGCTGCCGCGCCGGGCACCCGTTGGCCCAGCGCGACAGCGTCAGCGCCAGCGAACTGATGAGCTACCCGCTGGCGGTGACCATCCGCCCGCCGAACCTGCGCAAGGTCATCGTCGACCTCTGCGGCAAGCCGGACTTCACGCCCAATGTGGAATGCGAAAACAGCTACAGCCTGCTGGGGGTGGTGCTGCGCTCGGACGCCATCGGCATCGTCGGCTCCTACAGCGACGCGTTGCACAACGCCAAGGGCGAACTGGTGTGCCTGAAGATCGACGGCCTGGCCGACGACCTGGAAGAGCTCTACACCCGCTATGGCATCGTCAGCCGCGCCGGCTACCGCCTCTCGCCCCTGGCGGCGGCGATGATCGAAGAGATCAAGGCCATCGACGAACAGGACGAAGCGCTGCCGTCCCTCGACAACCTCGCCGTCTGA
- a CDS encoding TonB-dependent receptor: MSPLSLASPLSPRRLKRLPLALLLAGSASWTPTWAEDAPAPDAAPAKSSASKAKADDGQLQTVTVTARRREESSQNVPTPMSVVGGQALESQRVYRIQDLQQLVPSVNVAYMHARQSSVSIRGLGNNPASDGLEGSVGLYIDNVYLGRPGMAVFDLMDIEQLEVLRGPQGTLFGKNTTAGVINISTRAPSFTPERSIETSLGEDGYFQTKGTISGPLTDELAGRFSAYRTRSDGDIKNEFDGHDLNGGSRQGFRGQLLYKPNDSFNLRWIGDYNEEDSSAGTRVLYSTGPTINGTNVYESRAAAAGATLVNGSHRKVNLDNDQHVTVFQGGTSLEANWTLPSDFTLTSVSSYRWWNFTPRNDDGLNVPASYNAGVSVEDKQWSQEFRLASPTGGFFDYVLGAYYFGSDLDNKSFAYYGPKADIWNGTPAGALSNVTSIGNGHIQTNSFALFAQGTWHLTERLDFTAGLRGTYEEKSAWVSRNAPLGGAAVAGAAANARRGRAGAYDSGDLNQYSTSPSGLLNLSYRFTDDLLGYATLSHGEKSGGVNLAVGSAPTAGADSLLIGTERANNAELGFKSTLWDRRLQLNANLFWTQVNGYQTNAYDNANRVQYLTNAGSVRSRGVEVESTLVPIRGLTLNLNGSYNDVRYLSYKDAPCPPEVSLRPGAPASCDLSGHQVVGASKWIGNANGEYKWNLDNGLEEYVTASYAFRSKAVGTVEDSAYGQIPSYAVVNLSTGLRGNYEQGQWDVSLWLKNAFDKTYYTTLWTAGNGGYEGLLGTPRTLGVTGRYDF; this comes from the coding sequence ATGAGCCCGTTGTCCCTCGCTTCACCCCTCTCGCCCCGGCGGCTCAAGCGCCTGCCCCTGGCGCTGTTGCTGGCCGGCAGCGCGAGCTGGACGCCGACCTGGGCCGAAGACGCCCCGGCGCCGGATGCCGCGCCGGCCAAGAGCAGCGCCAGCAAGGCCAAGGCCGATGACGGCCAGTTGCAGACGGTGACCGTGACCGCCCGGCGCCGCGAGGAAAGCTCGCAGAACGTGCCCACGCCCATGAGCGTGGTGGGCGGCCAGGCCCTGGAGAGCCAGCGGGTGTACCGCATTCAGGATCTGCAGCAACTGGTGCCCAGCGTCAACGTCGCCTACATGCATGCGCGCCAGTCCAGCGTGTCGATCCGCGGCCTGGGCAACAACCCGGCCAGCGATGGCCTGGAAGGCAGCGTCGGGCTGTACATCGACAACGTCTACCTGGGAAGGCCGGGGATGGCGGTGTTCGACCTGATGGACATCGAGCAGCTGGAAGTGCTGCGCGGTCCCCAGGGCACCCTGTTCGGCAAGAACACCACCGCCGGGGTGATCAACATCAGCACCCGGGCGCCGAGCTTCACCCCGGAACGCAGCATCGAAACCTCCCTTGGCGAGGACGGTTACTTCCAGACCAAGGGCACGATTTCCGGGCCGCTGACCGATGAGCTGGCCGGGCGTTTTTCCGCCTATCGCACCCGCAGCGACGGCGACATCAAGAACGAATTCGACGGCCATGACCTCAATGGCGGATCGCGCCAGGGCTTTCGCGGGCAACTGCTGTACAAGCCCAACGACAGCTTCAACCTGCGCTGGATCGGCGACTACAACGAAGAGGATTCCAGCGCCGGCACCCGGGTGCTGTACAGCACCGGGCCGACCATCAACGGCACCAACGTCTACGAGTCCCGCGCGGCGGCGGCCGGGGCGACCCTGGTCAACGGATCGCACCGCAAGGTCAACCTGGACAACGACCAGCATGTCACGGTGTTCCAGGGCGGCACGTCCCTGGAGGCCAACTGGACCCTGCCCAGCGATTTCACCCTGACCTCGGTCAGTTCCTACCGCTGGTGGAACTTCACCCCGCGTAACGACGATGGCCTCAACGTGCCGGCCAGCTACAACGCCGGGGTGTCGGTGGAGGACAAGCAGTGGTCGCAGGAATTCCGCCTGGCCTCGCCCACTGGCGGCTTCTTCGACTACGTGCTGGGCGCCTACTACTTCGGCTCCGACCTGGACAACAAATCCTTCGCCTATTACGGGCCCAAGGCGGACATCTGGAACGGCACCCCGGCCGGGGCCCTGAGCAACGTCACCAGCATCGGCAACGGGCATATCCAGACCAACAGTTTCGCCCTGTTCGCCCAGGGCACCTGGCACCTGACCGAGCGCCTGGATTTCACCGCCGGGCTGCGCGGCACCTACGAGGAAAAAAGCGCCTGGGTCAGCCGCAACGCGCCGCTGGGTGGCGCCGCGGTGGCCGGTGCCGCCGCCAACGCCCGTCGTGGCCGTGCCGGGGCCTATGATTCGGGCGACCTCAACCAGTACAGCACCAGCCCTTCGGGCCTGCTCAACCTCAGCTACCGCTTCACCGATGACCTGCTGGGCTACGCCACCCTGTCCCACGGCGAGAAGTCCGGCGGGGTCAACCTGGCGGTGGGCTCGGCGCCGACCGCCGGGGCCGACTCGCTGCTGATCGGCACCGAGCGCGCCAACAACGCCGAGCTGGGGTTCAAGAGCACCCTGTGGGACCGCCGCCTGCAACTCAACGCCAACCTATTCTGGACCCAGGTCAACGGCTACCAGACCAACGCCTACGACAATGCCAACCGCGTGCAGTACCTGACCAACGCCGGGTCGGTGCGCTCGCGCGGGGTGGAAGTGGAAAGCACCCTGGTGCCGATCCGCGGCCTGACCCTGAACCTCAACGGTTCCTACAACGACGTGCGCTACCTGTCCTACAAGGATGCGCCGTGCCCGCCGGAAGTCAGCCTGCGCCCGGGAGCACCGGCCTCCTGCGACCTCAGCGGCCACCAGGTGGTGGGCGCCTCGAAATGGATCGGCAACGCCAACGGCGAATACAAGTGGAACCTGGACAACGGCCTGGAAGAGTACGTCACCGCCAGCTACGCCTTCCGCTCCAAGGCCGTGGGCACCGTGGAAGATTCCGCTTACGGGCAGATCCCCAGCTACGCCGTGGTCAACCTCTCCACCGGCCTGCGCGGCAACTACGAACAGGGCCAGTGGGACGTCTCGCTGTGGCTGAAGAACGCCTTCGACAAGACCTACTACACCACCCTCTGGACTGCCGGCAACGGCGGTTACGAAGGCCTGCTGGGCACCCCGCGAACCCTGGGCGTGACCGGACGCTACGACTTCTGA
- a CDS encoding aryl-sulfate sulfotransferase, with translation MLRVKSVLPWLIAANLLASAVQAAPSVYPTGVTRYDPARAYNQYVIFSGADKQTHLIDMNGNEVKHWPQAGFPSAIIDPQLVNGERGRVLLQLKDKDPGPLGSAGNGLGNQSVGELDWNGKVLWQWGDQAPGGAAQQHHDQRRLGNGNTLVLANKVHKVAGFKVPQVIDDAIYEVSPDGQVKWQWLASEHLREFGFTPAQLKLVYGSDNPDYLHINNLSVVGPNQWFDGGDKRFAPDNLLIDSRNANFIAILDKHSGKVVWRLGPNLAPINPKTAAKVPRPVDQFVGQHDAHIIPAGLPGAGHLLVFDNQGTAGYPSVPLGLIAGSRVLEIDPIKNEIVWQYSAASSRQPGWAFYSSFISSARRLPNGNTLIDEGMNGRFFQVTAGGEIVWEYVSPYLGKAPGSEAVSNWVYRALPVSYDWVPQGTPRSETAVSVPESGLKPASASAGI, from the coding sequence ATGCTGCGCGTCAAAAGCGTTTTGCCCTGGCTGATTGCCGCCAACCTGCTGGCTTCGGCGGTGCAGGCCGCCCCCAGCGTCTACCCCACCGGAGTGACCCGCTACGATCCGGCCAGGGCCTATAACCAGTACGTGATCTTCAGCGGCGCCGACAAACAGACGCACCTGATCGACATGAACGGCAACGAGGTGAAGCACTGGCCGCAAGCCGGTTTCCCCTCGGCGATCATCGACCCGCAGCTGGTGAACGGCGAGCGCGGCCGGGTGCTGTTGCAGCTCAAGGACAAGGATCCCGGCCCCCTGGGTTCGGCGGGCAATGGCCTGGGCAACCAGAGCGTCGGCGAGCTGGACTGGAACGGCAAGGTGCTCTGGCAATGGGGCGACCAGGCCCCGGGCGGCGCCGCCCAGCAGCACCACGACCAGCGCCGCCTGGGCAACGGCAACACCCTGGTGCTGGCCAACAAGGTGCACAAGGTGGCGGGGTTCAAGGTGCCCCAGGTGATCGACGATGCGATCTATGAAGTCAGCCCCGACGGCCAGGTCAAATGGCAGTGGCTGGCCTCCGAGCACCTCAGGGAGTTCGGCTTTACCCCGGCGCAGTTGAAGCTGGTGTACGGCAGCGACAACCCGGACTACCTGCACATCAACAACCTCAGCGTGGTCGGCCCCAACCAGTGGTTCGACGGCGGCGATAAACGCTTCGCCCCGGACAACCTGCTGATCGATTCACGCAACGCCAACTTCATCGCCATCCTCGACAAGCACAGCGGCAAGGTGGTCTGGCGCCTGGGGCCGAACCTGGCGCCGATCAACCCCAAGACCGCGGCCAAGGTGCCGCGCCCGGTGGACCAGTTCGTCGGCCAGCATGACGCCCACATCATTCCCGCCGGCTTGCCGGGCGCCGGGCACCTGCTGGTGTTCGACAACCAGGGCACGGCCGGCTACCCCTCGGTGCCTTTGGGGCTGATTGCCGGTTCCCGGGTGCTGGAGATCGACCCGATCAAGAACGAGATCGTCTGGCAGTACAGCGCCGCCAGTTCCCGGCAGCCGGGCTGGGCCTTCTACAGCTCGTTCATCAGCAGCGCGCGGCGTTTGCCCAACGGCAACACGCTGATCGATGAGGGCATGAACGGACGCTTCTTCCAGGTCACGGCTGGCGGCGAGATCGTCTGGGAATACGTCAGCCCCTACCTGGGCAAGGCCCCGGGCAGCGAGGCCGTCAGCAACTGGGTGTACCGCGCCTTGCCGGTGAGCTACGACTGGGTGCCCCAGGGCACACCGCGTTCGGAAACCGCGGTGAGTGTGCCGGAGTCGGGGCTGAAACCGGCCAGCGCCAGCGCGGGGATCTGA